The genomic stretch ttttttttatcgCTGATGCAAAATATCAAATTATAATTCTCTTTATTAAATTTAACGTCAATAATCATTTAATCAACTAactattaattaaataatttattttaacAAAAGAGGAATTTATCAATAATCAACTAACTATTAATTAAATAGTTTATTTTAACAAGAAAGGAATTTGTTGGGCGTTGTAACTATTTACTATTAAAAGTATTAAGAGTAATTAATATTTTTAGTAAATAACCTATTAAGATTAAGATTAATAAATGAACTAAAGTATTGGAATAGTgtaagaaagaaaaaaaaagtattaataggtgttaattaattaatgtcgaaataaaaaaacaatatgTTGCTTGGTTTGGTGGTTTTTGCTGGACAAGACAACCTACCAGTTGTTGCAGTACCTGTTTTTGTTTTTTAAGAGAGAGAAACTTTTTTTAACTTTTATACTTCTTCTTATTTTCATTTCTAGAGAGAGAAACTACTTCAACTCAACTCTCAACTCTCAACTCAActctcaacaacaacaactaacTAGTGAGAGAAACTATGGGATCTCAATCTTTCATTTGATTTCATTCTCTCTTCTTCAATCTTCAATCTCTTCAGGTACTAAACTCAAATGGGCTTTCCCATTTCATTATCTTCTTCATAAAGTCTCTTCCTTTTCGATAGATCTTCTCTCATTGCATTTATATTCATCAAATGAAGTTACCCTTTtgaaaaaaatcatttttttattcTTCTTGAGTGCTTATCAGATTATGGAttttagtgttcttgtttttaCATTGTAATTTGTATTaacattttgatttttttttgttttttttttaatacAAATTTTGACCCAATAATGATATATGAATGGATCTCTTAACAAGTTTGCATTTTGAAGAAGATCCATCACTTCAAAATTTCTCTTCCCTTTAGATCTACTAAGTTCTAACCATGTCTTTAATTTTGTTTTGGATGGTGAAATATCACTAtcttttcatttttcttcattgTTACTTAATTATAGTTTTAAGGGTTTCTTTAAACACACTTAATAATTAAAATTCAgtatattttgtttgtatgtTTACTTTAAGTTCCCtttaaattattctacttgtATTAGTTATGGATTTTGTTGTAACTTCAATTATAATTTATATTCTTCTTTtgtatttttgtgtttgacaaacCCAAATTAAATAATTAAGTAACTCTTTGATGTTTAATCAAACCCAGCATTAAAATTCTCATAGTTTTATTTGCAGTTTTAATCTGGTTTCTTTGAGTACTGCAATCGGCGAAGGGAACTAGTTTGTTTGGGCTGATTTGCAAAGACGTGATGGGTTCGAGATTCCCATCTCATCAGCTCAGCAATGGTCTGTATGTATCAGGCCGTCCTGAACAGCCGAAAGAAAAGGCTCCAACGATGAGCTCAGTTGCCATGCCTTATACGGGCGGAGACATCAAGAGGTCGGGAGAGTTAGGGAAAATGTTTGATATACCTATGGATGGCTCTAAATCTAGAAAATCAGGTCCATTAAATAATGCTCCTATAAGGACCGGATCATTTGGAGGCGCTGTTTCGCACTCCGGACCAATTATGCAAAACGCGGCTGCCCGTTCTGCTTATGTCACATCAGGTAATCTATCTGCTGCAGGCATGTCCACTTCAGCTTCGATGAAAAGGACGAACTCTGGTCCGTTGAATAAACACGGGGAACCGGTCAAGAAGTCGTCTGGTCCTCAATCAGGTGGTGGTACACGCCAAAACTCGGGTCCAATACCTCCTGTTCTTCCAACAACCGGTCTGATTACATCTGGCCCGCTAAACTCGTCAGGGGCTCCAAGGAAGGTGTCTGGTCCATTAGAGTCTTTAGGGTCGATGAAAGCGCATAGTGCTGCTGTAGTTCATAATCCAGCTGTGACTACTCTCAGTGTGGATGATGAGTATTCCTTCAAAAAGAACTTCCCTAAGCCGATATTGTGGTCTGTGATTCTGATTTTTGTTATGGGATTCATTGCTGGTGGCTTTATTCTCGGAGCTGTCCACAATGCTATATTGCTTATTGTTGTAGTAATTCTTTTTGGTGCGGTTGCGGCATTGTTCACTTGGAATAGTTGCCGGGGAAGAAAAGCTATTGTTGGTTTCATTTCTCAGTATCCAGACGCAGAGCTAAGAACTGCCAAGAATGGACAGTTTGTGAAGGTTTCTGGGGTATGTAATTTAGTATTGACGCATACGTGTATAGTACGATTAATTTAGTATTGACGCATACGTGTATAGTACGATTAATTAAGCATATGTAATATATGCATAAACTTTTGAAGGTGGTTACTTGCGGGAATGTTCCATTAGAGTCCTCCTTTCAAAAAGTTCCAAGATGTGTATATACATCCACTAGCTTGTATGAATATAGAGGATGGGATTCCAAAGCAGCTAACGCAAAACACCGCCGTTTTACCTGGGGACTTCGTTCGACAGAGGTAAGCAATCATCAGTTCtatcttttcttttttgattGCCAAGTTTTATTTGGCGATGGAAGTGATATCTTTTTCTATTTGATTGAATGTGCCTTGCTTATGTGAATAGTTTACACCGAAATTAATACTAATCACATGATAAATACACAAATACTAATTTTCCTAACTGCATGTTACACAATGTGGGGCTAAACCCACCCTCTCCACCCCAACGCCGTGAAGGTGCCGAAGGATGCAATGACGGCAACCTAAATGCTGCAATTAGGCGGAATTTTCAACAATAAGTATGCATATATTCAACTAAAAGGCAAAAGGAAATCGAGTTTGGGTAGTAATTCTACCGAGAAAAGGACTGATACAAGTGTGTTTTCTCAATTGATACGATTCACAAGGCAGATTAGACAACTTGGGGAGACTAAGTACCATTCTCTATACTTTGACTAGACTAGATATGGCTCTATTCTGTGTGTGTAGTCATGACACGGCAGTATTGTCAATGCGCATTGCGAAAAGTACTGGTTTGTTCAAGTTATTACGCTATGGAACAGTGCTATAATGTCGATAGACCTTTATTCAACAAATTTTGTACTAAATCGCGTATTGCCAATTAAGTTCAAATTCCACTATGTTATTGCCACTAGTTACCAAATTTATGACAGAGCAATCATTGGAATGGTTGGAGAGCTTGAAGAAACCACAGAACTCAAGTCCGACACCAATTATTAGTAGCCCTACAAATCTGATGTTATGATAGCATTATAGTTGTTCCTTTACGGAAAGTCTTGGATTCAGATTCAAATCTCGTTTAACATTGACTAGACACGCCTGTATGAGGATGCGAATTGTGTATTTTAAGAACTTTTGCCGATTAATATATGAAATTTGCAGCTCTTTTTATATTTTTCCTTTCATTTTTATTCAATGCAGAGGCATGTGGTGGATTTTTACATCTCTGATTTCCAATCGGGATTGAGAGCATTGGTTAAAACAGGCTTCGGTGCAAGGGTGACTCCTTATGTTGACGATTCGGTTGTAATTGATGTAAATCCAGAGAATAAAGACATGTCCCCCGATTTCCTTCGATGGTTGGGGAAGAGAAACCTTTCAAGCGACGACCGTGTTATGCAATTAAAAGAAGGGTAAAATACTTTCTACTAACATAAACACTTGCGAGACTGTGACTGTTACTGAgaacttatgaaaataatttatCATCACGATTATCCAAACAAGTTACTTATGCTGGCGATGATGTTTTTGCAGGTACATAAAAGAAGGTAGCACGGTTAGCGTAATGGGAGTTGTTCATAGAAACGACAACGTGCTAATGATTGTGCCTCCGCCGGAGCCTCTAACAACGGGGTGCCAATGGGCGAAATGTATATTTCCAGCGAGTCTGGAAGGAATTGTTTTGAGATGCGAAGATACGTCGAAGATCGATGTGATTCCAGTGTAGTTATGGGGTGGTGGTTTGTGTTTTGTGAAGCATATATATGTGTTGTTGATCTTGCTTGCTACAATGAATTTCCTTTTACTCCTCCTTAGTTTTGTTGTATAGCTAATGACCATTCTTATTCGTTTATTTTtctctttaagaatttcaaacTTTTTGAATGGATGGATATGATGATCAAGATTTCTTATAGTCACAAAGTAAGTAATGTATATTCATTTCAACTTTATGTTTTGATCTGTTAATGAAATTTATTATGCACCACAAATATATATCTTAGTAATTAATACTACATTTCTTTATTGGTGAATCCTTTAATATGGTTACCCCACTCACTCATACTCATCACAAAGCTAACATATAACATAACTACATATAACTTACCTTTTGAAATTATTTTTTGCTCATATATAAATGTCTTTAAAGAAGAAGTCACGTGTCAAAAATGTTTGGTAGATTTTGTACAAATTTGACGTCCGATGTCAGAATGATTATTATTTTTAAACCATCCGAGTTTGTTTTAGGTCCAAAATAATATATTACTATTTTATGCAATTTTTAAATCCGGGAACAAGGGAATTAGCAGCCCTAGGGGTGTGCAGTAGGGTAAAACACTAGTCCAAAGACAAAATAATCCATATGCTAAGTCCATTAGAGACATATGTTATGGTTGTAATTGAAGAGGTCAAATTAGATGTTAAACTCAAATGAGGAACCTGGTTATCTAAATCGAAATTGGCATAGGTCAAATATTTGTCCAACAAGGAGAGTCCCCATTGTTGTGAAAGAAAGggaagaggaagaagaaaaatAAAGACATGCCGTTGAGAATGATGAATATGCAGATGTTGAGTTTGCAAAGGAAGAATTTGATGAGAGGTTAAATTTTGTGTTGCAGAAATTTTTACTAGCATTCGAAGATGAAAGACAATGCTAAAATTAGTTTAAAACACATTGTTCTATCAAGAACAATAAGTGTATTCTGGTCATGGATAATGGCAGCACAGAGAATCTAGTGTTGTATAAATTGGTAGATTATTTGAAAATTTCCATCCCCATTAGAAGTCACACACCATCGGATAGGTAAGTAAGGGCTTTCAAGTTTGAGTAGCACTAGTCTACATAGTTTATATCTCCACCGGAAAACATTACAGAGATGAGGTACTTTGTGATGGTCTTGTTATGGATGTTTGTCATATTATATTTAGTAGGCATTGACAGTTTGATAATGATATTACTTATCGAGGATGGAATAACGTGATGATGTTTACCTAGGGCACACATAAAATTGTTATGGCTCCTATTTTGCACTTTGATAAGAAACCAGGAGGAAATAAGTCTAGTttcttgatgatgatgcagagtGAAAAGGAGTCTGATGAGACTGCTAAAGAAATTGAATTTTTATGTCTAGTGGTGATTAAATGGCTTATGAGTTTTGTAAAGGAGGAAACAACAAATCCAGAAGAAGTGTTAGGGATCCTATAGAATTTTAAGGAGTTGACCGTATATGAACTATCAAACAATTTGCCTCATATGCGGGATAAACACATGAAAGTTAAAGTTTTCAATGTGGTAGACGATGTGATGATGTTTCTACGTAAGGATAGGTTTCTAGTTGGTACTTACAGCAAGCTGCAACCACACAAGTAGGTTTCGTTCAAAGTGATCTGAAAGATCATCGATAATGCTTATGTGGTAGTTCTTTCGGATTCCATGAATATATCCAATACTTTTAATATTAGTGACATTCACATGTATCAAACAGAAGAGACTCTTTATCAAAAAGAGAATTTGGGGTCGAGTTATTCAGAGGTGGAGGATGATGATGTAAGAAGGTTGTCCACGCGTATCGAAGAAGAAATTGCGCATCAGAAGAGTTCGACAGACTTCGTACAAATTTGACGTCTAATGTCAGAATGACTATTATTATACCTTTATGGATAGAGAATCGACTCACGAGTCTTACTCACAACATTGGTGTGATCTATGGATTTTTTAAGTCATCCGAGTTTGTCTCAGGCcaaaaaatataattttattattttatgtaattttctattttatttatgttttggATTGAAATTCCATTAAAGTTTCTTTGTTTTTGTATTTAAATATTTTTGACGTGAGCGGTAGAATTATCTTTTATCATAGTAATATTTAGTATTTTTTTTTCTATATGATAAATTCCAGAGTTTTACGACACGTTTGTCGTTTGCAAACCTATGTTTTCATTCTAGATTTAGCGCTTGCTAATTCATAGTATTTTCAAATGTgttataaaattaattttataatatttttataatcGATAGTATTTCTGAATGcattataaaattaattttataatatttttataatcACTTGTGCGTCTTCTAAAAATAAGAGAAAGTTGTTAAAATTATGAGATAACTCATCTAATTGTACTATTTCACTATACCATTTCACTCATCTAAGTATCAATTTCAAGTTGACTCAATTTATAAACTCACATTTTACTTTAATATGAAAATGAAATTAAGTTTATTTGGATGAATTTATAGTTAACTTgttaaatttaaataaattcatATAAACTTAGGTAAATGTTATAAGTATTACAATGTAAATAgtcttattttattttatttgtatgACCTATTTAATAAGtttattaaatttaaatttattttttatttaatttaattttagtattataattataatttaaaatatatttaaatattattttatatgATATTACGAGCTCTCAATTTTGGAGTTCTTGCTTTTACTTAAACTCTAGTCACGTCATGTAGATTCTTTGAAATTCAGAAACAAGTGTCATTATGAATATTGTTTTTTACTTAAACTCTAGTCACGTCCGTGTGGATTCTTTGAAATTCAGAAACAAGTGTCATTATGAATACTCTTCATTACATGCATATTCATCCAATACAATGTCTCTAAAGCACTAAAGCGGAATTCAAGACTATGTCTATAGAAATATGTCAATTATTATAGATGAAACAAGTTGTAGAAAATTTAAAAATACAATGTAAAAGGCTTACATAgttgtttttttttataataaacCGACTATCATAATTGTCAATAATTTTATTCAGCATGACATGAAAAAACACATTGAGATTTAATCGTCTGCAGACCAGGGCAGGCAGGCCAGTAATGTATGACAACTTTGTCGAAACAAACACATAATTCCCTACAGAGTATGGCCTCCTTAAATCTCGTGCTAGAAGTTGGGGATTCTTAGCGAACGACCTCTCCACTCAAGGCTCTTCGACCCAAAGTGTTCTCCATTGTAATTCGGTTTAATGAATCCCAAACTTCCACCTGCAATGAAGTAGGCATGTCCTATCTAACTAAAATAGTAGGGGGCCCATAGTCAGAACCTCTATAGTGGTCAGAATATTGGTAGCACCAGCCAAAAGAGGGATAATCCGAGGAGTTTTCCTCATTCGATGCATTATTTTCTCACATTTCATCTTATCTTCAAGACAATAGCAGACATGTTACATAAGGAATTACAAACAATATTTAAAAAAAGATAAGATCCTTCAACTCACTCAGCAAAAATAACCTTCCCGATATCTTTCGAGCCAACCTCGACTAACATGTACGTCTCTATGAACAAATTTAATTGCTTCTTTGACACCGCGTCAAGAAGGGTGGTGCCCTGAAGTAGCCTATATCCTAGAAGAAGGACATCACATGTCTGTTTAGAAAAATGTCTTCTTAAGACAAATCTTTCGTCTTATAAACATAAGACATGGAGTCTGACAAAAAGTTGTTATTGGTGCCATAACTTAGAGAATATTCCCGAGCACTTATATAGTAGATCAAGGGTTATGGAACATATTTGAGTGTGAGCTTCTTCGTTGAGAGGAGTGACTAGGAAAAATCGATCCTTGAAGTGCTTCACACCATCGAAATAAA from Lathyrus oleraceus cultivar Zhongwan6 chromosome 7, CAAS_Psat_ZW6_1.0, whole genome shotgun sequence encodes the following:
- the LOC127101110 gene encoding uncharacterized membrane protein At1g16860, whose translation is MGSRFPSHQLSNGLYVSGRPEQPKEKAPTMSSVAMPYTGGDIKRSGELGKMFDIPMDGSKSRKSGPLNNAPIRTGSFGGAVSHSGPIMQNAAARSAYVTSGNLSAAGMSTSASMKRTNSGPLNKHGEPVKKSSGPQSGGGTRQNSGPIPPVLPTTGLITSGPLNSSGAPRKVSGPLESLGSMKAHSAAVVHNPAVTTLSVDDEYSFKKNFPKPILWSVILIFVMGFIAGGFILGAVHNAILLIVVVILFGAVAALFTWNSCRGRKAIVGFISQYPDAELRTAKNGQFVKVSGVVTCGNVPLESSFQKVPRCVYTSTSLYEYRGWDSKAANAKHRRFTWGLRSTERHVVDFYISDFQSGLRALVKTGFGARVTPYVDDSVVIDVNPENKDMSPDFLRWLGKRNLSSDDRVMQLKEGYIKEGSTVSVMGVVHRNDNVLMIVPPPEPLTTGCQWAKCIFPASLEGIVLRCEDTSKIDVIPV